Proteins from a single region of Centropristis striata isolate RG_2023a ecotype Rhode Island chromosome 9, C.striata_1.0, whole genome shotgun sequence:
- the LOC131977497 gene encoding zinc finger protein 514-like codes for MASVEYLRGFVNERLTAAAEEIFGVFQKTIIEYEEKINHQRKLLDVVWEPKINLQNTELLQQQIFKEEEEVEVEEGKVLADQQLCIQERTSSLDPQDLEPPQIKEEQEELCTSQEGEQLEVKQETDSFLFAPYEESDHSGDQILSFGTYGAEIVVEENPLSDISYMNSVVLEANTDHQLLSHNLQEAESQDQKGGWHGDSGSARNAVPKCKKRLHKSRRHTNNVNNPKRDSEIPGNTQTSKRPFKCDTCGKDFKFKSFFVRHQSVHTVQNRCICNVCGRKLYDTSALKKHIRIHTGEKPYNCKVCGRDFRYSGGLEVHMRIHRDEKPFVCNTCGKCFRCLSVLNAHLKIHTGEKPYVCKTCNKGFSEMSALKRHMRSHTGEKPYSCKICGSDFRYSSGFQAHMKRAHTGELNML; via the exons atggcTTCAGTTGAGTATTTGAGAGGGTTCGTCAACGAGCgactgactgctgctgctgaagaaaTATTCGGAGTTTTTCAAAAAACTATCATCGAGTACGAAGAAAAGATCAACCATCAGCGGAAACTTTTGGATGTTGTTTGGGAACCCAAAATAAATTTACAAAATACAG AGCTACTACAGCAGCAAATCtttaaggaggaggaggaggtggaggtggaggaggggaagGTTCTGGCTGACCAGCAGCTATGTATTCAGGAGAGGACCTCCAGTCTGGACCCACAGGACCTAGAGCCTCCACAGATTAAAGAGGAGCAAGAGGAGCTGTGCaccagtcaggagggagagcagctggaGGTGAAGCAGGAGACTGACTCCTTTCTGTTTGCTCCTTACGAGGAGAGTGACCACAGCGGAGATCAGATTCTGAGCTTCGGTACTTATGGTGCTGAGATTGTGGTGGAGGAAAACCCTTTGAGCGATATTTCATATATGAACTCTGTGGTATTAGAAGCAAACACTGACCACCAGCTCCTCTCTCACAACCTCCAAGAAGCTGAGAGCCAAGATCAGAAAGGAGGATGGCACGGAGACTCTGGATCAGCTAGAAATGCCGTGccgaaatgtaaaaaaagacttCACAAAAGCAGACGTCACACTAACAATGTCAACAACCCAAAGAGAGATTCAGAGATTCCCGGTAATACTCAAACAAGTAAAAGGCCTTTCAAATGTGACACGTGTGGaaaagattttaagtttaagtcGTTTTTTGTGAGGCACCAGAGTGTCCACACAGTTCAAAATCGGTGCATTTGTAATGTCTGCGGGAGAAAATTATACGACACATCAGCATTGAAAAAGCATATAAGAATCCACACAGGCGAGAAGCCGTATAACTGTAAAGTATGTGGGAGAGATTTCAGATATAGTGGCGGCTTGGAAGTCCATATGAGAATCCACAGAGATGAAAAGCCATTTGTTTGCAATACATGCGGGAAATGTTTCAGATGTCTTAGTGTCCTGAATGCCCACTTGAAaatccacacaggtgagaagccgtacgTTTGCAAGACCTGCAACAAAGGATTTTCTGAAATGTCAGCACTGAAAAGGCATATGAGAAGCCACACAGGGGAGAAGCCTTATAGTTGTAAAATATGCGGGAGTGATTTCAGATACAGCAGTGGCTTTCAAGCACACATGAAAAGAGCCCACACAGGTGAGCTCAATATGCTCTGA